Proteins encoded within one genomic window of Cellulomonas flavigena DSM 20109:
- a CDS encoding dihydrofolate reductase family protein codes for MTVISTLFISLDGVAEVAEDWHFPYFDEQMGAAVAEDYEGADVLVLGRITYDSFAGAWPDREAAGEDDAQFARELGDLRKIVATRGEQDLGWRNVERTADVVGTVRALRDDPAVGKVLVAGSLSVVRQLLDADLLDELRLLVHPVAARRGERLFDDAETVRPFALLRHEATPLGVLRLVYAPADLPGGGSYEEAMEHVTQA; via the coding sequence ATGACCGTCATCTCCACGCTGTTCATCTCGCTCGACGGCGTCGCGGAGGTCGCCGAGGACTGGCACTTCCCGTACTTCGACGAGCAGATGGGCGCCGCCGTCGCGGAGGACTACGAGGGCGCCGACGTGCTGGTGCTCGGGCGGATCACGTACGACTCGTTCGCCGGGGCCTGGCCCGACCGGGAGGCGGCGGGCGAGGACGACGCGCAGTTCGCGCGCGAGCTCGGGGACCTGCGCAAGATCGTCGCGACGCGCGGCGAGCAGGACCTCGGGTGGCGCAACGTCGAGCGCACCGCGGACGTCGTGGGGACCGTCCGGGCGCTGCGGGACGACCCGGCCGTCGGCAAGGTGCTGGTCGCGGGCTCGCTGTCGGTCGTCCGGCAGCTCCTCGACGCGGACCTGCTCGACGAGCTGCGGCTGCTCGTGCACCCCGTCGCCGCGCGCCGCGGCGAGCGGCTGTTCGACGACGCCGAGACGGTCCGGCCGTTCGCGCTGCTGCGCCACGAGGCGACGCCGCTGGGTGTGCTGCGGCTCGTCTACGCCCCGGCGGACCTGCCCGGAGGCGGGTCCTACGAGGAGGCCATGGAGCACGTCACGCAGGCGTGA
- a CDS encoding DUF418 domain-containing protein has product MTNLAVTSTVTPARARHAVLDEPRHAPTAAPARSLAPDLARGALLLFIALSNVWGYLHGRALSELGDRPLDASGLDRLVDGLTTLLVDDRSRPMFAILYGFGIATMATRLAARGRDERGVRRVLARRSVGLIVLGLVHALLLFPFDILTPYGVTGLLALALVNRSRAALLRWFWGSLALMLAVFLPVTYGWFAFGGEGDFSTDYLTSAVERVVNAAATGVLAGVVLLFVPQVVAGILLARSGWLTDPARYRARLGRTALVTGLVVLVAGVPHALTVAQVWEPGFHTGRTAMLVHEVAGLAGGFAYVCLFGWLAAVWADRRRGPAVHAVVAVGQRSLTSYLLQSVMFAPLLSAWGLGWGAHLGTAQAAALAVGVWLVTVAVAVALSRAGRTGPFEALLRRWTYARDPR; this is encoded by the coding sequence ATGACGAATCTCGCCGTGACCAGCACGGTCACCCCCGCTCGAGCACGCCACGCCGTCCTGGACGAACCGCGGCACGCACCCACCGCCGCACCCGCCCGGTCGCTCGCGCCCGACCTCGCACGCGGCGCGCTGCTCCTCTTCATCGCGCTCTCCAACGTGTGGGGCTACCTCCACGGCCGCGCGCTCTCCGAGCTCGGCGACCGGCCGCTCGACGCCTCCGGGCTCGACCGGCTCGTCGACGGTCTGACGACCCTGCTCGTCGACGACCGCTCGCGGCCGATGTTCGCGATCCTCTACGGGTTCGGCATCGCGACGATGGCCACGCGCCTGGCCGCCCGCGGCCGCGACGAGCGGGGCGTGCGGCGGGTGCTCGCACGGCGCTCCGTCGGGCTGATCGTGCTCGGCCTCGTGCACGCGCTCCTGCTGTTCCCCTTCGACATCCTCACGCCCTACGGAGTCACCGGCCTGCTGGCGCTCGCGCTGGTGAACCGCAGCCGCGCGGCGCTGCTGCGGTGGTTCTGGGGGTCGCTGGCGCTGATGCTCGCGGTGTTCCTGCCGGTGACCTACGGGTGGTTCGCGTTCGGCGGGGAGGGCGACTTCTCGACGGACTACCTGACGTCGGCCGTCGAGCGCGTCGTCAACGCCGCGGCGACCGGTGTGCTGGCCGGCGTGGTCCTGCTGTTCGTCCCGCAGGTCGTCGCGGGCATCCTGCTCGCGCGCTCGGGGTGGCTCACCGACCCGGCCCGGTACCGCGCCCGCCTGGGCCGCACCGCACTGGTCACGGGGCTCGTCGTGCTCGTCGCCGGTGTGCCGCACGCGCTGACCGTCGCGCAGGTGTGGGAGCCGGGCTTCCACACCGGCCGCACGGCGATGCTCGTCCACGAGGTCGCCGGCCTGGCCGGCGGGTTCGCGTACGTGTGCCTGTTCGGCTGGCTGGCCGCGGTGTGGGCGGACCGCCGCCGGGGCCCCGCCGTGCACGCCGTGGTCGCGGTGGGTCAGCGCTCGCTGACGTCGTACCTGCTGCAGTCGGTGATGTTCGCGCCGCTGCTCAGCGCGTGGGGCCTGGGCTGGGGTGCGCACCTGGGCACCGCGCAGGCCGCCGCACTGGCGGTCGGGGTGTGGCTGGTGACGGTGGCCGTCGCGGTCGCTCTCTCGCGGGCCGGCCGCACGGGCCCGTTCGAGGCCCTCCTGCGCCGCTGGACCTACGCCCGCGACCCGCGCTGA
- a CDS encoding glycosyltransferase: MSAGGPSASGSTAPGRVAPGPVTHVAVVVPVRDEEALVGACLASLDAARTTLLARGGRTADVVVVLDSCRDGTADVVARHVATHGGLHGATHGGLHDGVHGGVRVLEVEAADVGLARATGVAAALAASPASPDETWLACTDADSQVGADWLVEHVRLADAGADVVVGTVHPDPADLTPAQWTAWRATHVPGRPNGHVHGANLGVRASAYLRAGGFRAAREHEDVELVARLRASGAVIVASDVVDVRTSGRPVGRTPGGYAGHLAATLLRV, translated from the coding sequence GTGAGCGCCGGTGGCCCGTCCGCGTCCGGCTCGACCGCTCCCGGCCGGGTCGCACCCGGCCCCGTCACGCACGTGGCGGTCGTCGTGCCCGTGCGCGACGAGGAGGCGCTGGTCGGTGCGTGCCTGGCGTCGCTCGATGCCGCGCGCACGACGCTGCTGGCCCGCGGTGGGCGCACGGCCGACGTCGTCGTCGTGCTCGACTCGTGCCGGGACGGCACCGCCGACGTCGTGGCGCGGCACGTCGCGACGCACGGCGGGCTGCACGGCGCGACGCACGGCGGGCTGCACGACGGGGTGCACGGCGGCGTGCGGGTGCTGGAGGTCGAGGCGGCCGACGTGGGTCTGGCACGTGCGACGGGTGTCGCGGCCGCGCTCGCCGCGTCCCCCGCGAGCCCGGACGAGACGTGGCTGGCGTGCACGGACGCGGACTCGCAGGTGGGCGCCGACTGGCTCGTCGAGCACGTGCGCCTGGCCGACGCGGGCGCGGACGTCGTGGTCGGCACGGTCCACCCGGACCCCGCGGACCTCACGCCCGCGCAGTGGACGGCGTGGCGTGCGACGCACGTGCCGGGCCGGCCCAACGGGCACGTGCACGGCGCGAACCTGGGCGTGCGGGCGTCGGCGTACCTGCGCGCGGGCGGGTTCCGCGCGGCACGCGAGCACGAGGACGTCGAGCTGGTGGCGCGGCTGCGGGCGTCGGGGGCGGTGATCGTCGCGTCGGACGTGGTCGACGTGCGCACGTCGGGGCGTCCCGTGGGCCGCACGCCCGGTGGCTATGCGGGCCACCTGGCGGCGACGCTGCTGCGGGTCTGA
- a CDS encoding pirin family protein encodes MTNLDPRPDEQVCVARPAADVELVEPRGVPLGGPRAMTVRRTLPSRARSLVGPFCFADHYGPDDVAATGGMDVPPHPHTGLQTVTWLFEGSVLHRDALGSEQVVVPGQLNLMTAGRGICHSEEATPALFPDAPVLHGVQLWTALPESARHGDRAFEHVADVPSFEVDGALVRVFMGALGGVASPARAYSPLVAAQVDVPAGGRVTLPVDAGFEHAVLVDTGDLRFEGHDVARSWLAYAPPGRDVLVLEAGDAPVRAVLIGGTPFDEPVLMWWNFVGRTHDEVVEARAQWQAAITGDAEGLARFGAVDGYPGPALPAPDLPNVRLRPRER; translated from the coding sequence GTGACGAACCTCGACCCCCGCCCCGACGAGCAGGTGTGCGTGGCGCGCCCGGCGGCGGACGTCGAGCTCGTCGAGCCGCGCGGCGTGCCGCTGGGCGGGCCGCGGGCGATGACGGTGCGCCGCACGCTGCCGTCGCGCGCGCGGTCGCTGGTCGGGCCGTTCTGCTTCGCCGACCACTACGGCCCGGACGACGTCGCGGCGACCGGCGGCATGGACGTGCCCCCGCACCCGCACACCGGGCTGCAGACCGTGACGTGGCTGTTCGAGGGGTCGGTGCTGCACCGCGACGCGCTGGGGTCCGAGCAGGTCGTGGTCCCGGGGCAGCTCAACCTCATGACGGCCGGGCGCGGCATCTGCCACAGCGAGGAGGCGACGCCGGCGCTGTTCCCCGACGCTCCCGTGCTGCACGGCGTGCAGCTGTGGACGGCGCTGCCGGAGTCCGCCCGGCACGGTGACCGGGCGTTCGAGCACGTCGCCGACGTGCCGTCGTTCGAGGTCGACGGGGCGCTGGTCCGTGTCTTCATGGGCGCGCTGGGCGGGGTCGCGTCGCCGGCGCGCGCGTACTCGCCGCTCGTCGCGGCGCAGGTGGACGTGCCGGCCGGCGGGCGCGTCACGCTGCCGGTCGACGCGGGGTTCGAGCACGCCGTGCTCGTCGACACCGGGGACCTGCGGTTCGAGGGGCACGACGTCGCCCGGTCCTGGCTCGCGTACGCGCCGCCGGGGCGCGACGTCCTCGTCCTCGAGGCCGGTGACGCGCCCGTGCGCGCGGTGCTCATCGGCGGCACGCCGTTCGACGAGCCGGTGCTCATGTGGTGGAACTTCGTCGGCCGTACGCACGACGAGGTCGTCGAGGCCCGCGCGCAGTGGCAGGCCGCGATCACGGGCGACGCCGAGGGGCTGGCCCGCTTCGGCGCCGTCGACGGCTACCCCGGCCCGGCCCTGCCCGCCCCGGACCTCCCGAACGTGCGCCTGCGCCCCCGCGAACGCTGA
- a CDS encoding Pr6Pr family membrane protein: MVPPPGPTVGPTPARPHPRTPCRSPESLRSRRDQVVGSFVAQRAERDVALVDHLGYFTNLTNLLAGAVLVVVGAAGLARRDVPWWLTLARGVLTACLLVVAVVYYGMSPGDGGAAPGVSVVLHLVVPGAVALDWLLVADRPALPWRRLWWVLPYPLTWLAVALVRGRTDGWVPYGFLLPERGAGSLALHVVGLVALLLAAAALVWAASRRGADAGTVGR; this comes from the coding sequence ATGGTGCCGCCCCCCGGACCGACGGTAGGGCCCACCCCCGCCCGCCCCCACCCACGCACGCCATGCCGTTCGCCGGAGTCGTTACGCTCGCGCCGTGACCAGGTCGTCGGGTCGTTCGTCGCGCAGCGTGCCGAGCGGGACGTCGCCCTCGTCGACCACCTCGGGTACTTCACCAACCTCACGAACCTGCTCGCGGGGGCGGTGCTGGTCGTCGTCGGTGCTGCCGGCCTGGCGCGGCGGGACGTCCCGTGGTGGCTGACGCTCGCGCGCGGTGTCCTGACGGCGTGCCTGCTGGTCGTCGCGGTCGTCTACTACGGCATGTCGCCCGGCGACGGCGGTGCCGCACCCGGGGTGAGCGTGGTGCTGCACCTCGTCGTGCCGGGCGCCGTCGCGCTCGACTGGCTGCTGGTCGCGGACCGTCCGGCCCTGCCCTGGCGGCGGCTGTGGTGGGTGCTGCCGTACCCGCTCACGTGGCTCGCGGTCGCCCTCGTGCGCGGCCGCACCGACGGCTGGGTGCCGTACGGGTTCCTCCTGCCGGAGCGTGGTGCGGGGTCGCTCGCGCTGCACGTCGTGGGGCTCGTGGCGCTTCTCCTGGCCGCGGCGGCGCTGGTCTGGGCCGCGAGCCGGCGCGGCGCGGACGCCGGTACGGTCGGGCGATGA
- a CDS encoding PIG-L family deacetylase, with protein sequence MVTFDGRAPGTPPHVWDEPLDALPTWPLPREGRTVVVAAHPDDETLTAGGLLAELAAAGRPADVVVVSDGSASHPGSPTLDPTALARRRVEEVRAAVDLLSPASDVTLLGHVDGGLREARDQVTADLRAALTTGAPVRTLVTTWRGDGHRDHRVLAEVCAELADELGCTLVEAPLWLWHWATPDDPAVPWDELRALPLSDHAVVLKHRAVAAHTTQVQPLSDDPADAPVLHPQFVRGLVRDVEAFVVHEPVAHVGTDLATLPASYFDATYGRHDDPWGFTHRPYERRKRALTLASLPDERYGRVLEVGCSIGVLTAELAPRCDALTATDVADAALQRARERLAGHPHVEVVHGALGGAGDDALPGGPFDMVVLSEVGYYLSWADLTQALPDLLTRVAPGGTVLACHWRHPVEDYPLPGDAVHRALARAARDAGLARLVEHREDDLLLDVWSRDPRSVAERTGLR encoded by the coding sequence GTGGTGACGTTCGACGGGCGCGCACCGGGCACGCCCCCGCACGTGTGGGACGAGCCGCTCGACGCGCTGCCGACGTGGCCGCTGCCGCGCGAGGGCCGCACGGTCGTCGTCGCCGCGCACCCCGACGACGAGACGCTCACCGCCGGCGGCCTGCTCGCCGAGCTCGCGGCGGCGGGGCGGCCCGCGGACGTCGTGGTCGTCAGCGACGGCAGCGCGTCGCACCCCGGGTCGCCCACGCTGGACCCGACGGCGCTCGCCCGCCGCCGCGTCGAGGAGGTGCGGGCCGCGGTCGACCTGCTCTCCCCCGCGTCGGACGTCACGCTGCTCGGGCACGTCGACGGCGGGCTGCGCGAGGCGCGCGACCAGGTCACCGCGGACCTGCGCGCGGCCCTGACGACGGGTGCGCCGGTGCGCACGCTGGTCACGACGTGGCGCGGCGACGGCCACCGCGACCACCGCGTGCTCGCGGAGGTGTGCGCGGAGCTCGCCGACGAGCTGGGCTGCACGCTCGTCGAGGCGCCGCTGTGGCTGTGGCACTGGGCGACACCCGACGACCCCGCGGTGCCCTGGGACGAGCTGCGCGCGCTACCGCTGTCGGACCACGCCGTGGTGCTCAAGCACCGCGCGGTCGCCGCGCACACCACGCAGGTGCAGCCGCTGTCCGACGACCCCGCGGACGCGCCGGTGCTGCACCCGCAGTTCGTGCGCGGGCTCGTGCGGGACGTCGAGGCGTTCGTCGTGCACGAACCGGTCGCGCACGTCGGGACGGACCTGGCGACGCTGCCCGCGTCGTACTTCGACGCCACCTACGGCCGGCACGACGACCCGTGGGGGTTCACGCACCGCCCCTACGAGCGCCGCAAGCGCGCGCTGACGCTCGCGTCCCTGCCCGACGAGCGGTACGGGCGCGTCCTGGAGGTCGGGTGCTCGATCGGGGTCCTCACGGCCGAGCTCGCGCCCCGCTGCGACGCACTGACCGCGACGGACGTCGCCGACGCCGCGCTGCAGCGGGCCCGCGAGCGCCTGGCCGGTCACCCGCACGTCGAGGTGGTGCACGGTGCCCTGGGCGGTGCCGGCGACGACGCGCTGCCGGGCGGCCCGTTCGACATGGTCGTGCTCTCCGAGGTGGGCTACTACCTGTCGTGGGCGGACCTCACGCAGGCGCTGCCGGACCTGCTGACGCGCGTCGCGCCCGGCGGCACCGTGCTGGCGTGCCACTGGCGGCACCCGGTCGAGGACTATCCGCTCCCCGGTGACGCCGTGCACCGGGCGCTCGCGCGCGCGGCGCGCGACGCGGGGCTCGCGCGCCTCGTCGAGCACCGGGAGGACGACCTCCTGCTCGACGTGTGGAGCCGCGACCCGCGGTCGGTGGCCGAGCGGACGGGGCTGCGGTGA
- a CDS encoding class I SAM-dependent methyltransferase codes for MRVGQLAWRACYEWLGARVRQPAWTFMNYGFAPVDAAPPLPLDPADEPDRYGIQLYAHALDGLDLTGADVLEVGCGRGGGASWVARTRGPATTTGVDLAASAVRLCRRTREGPGLRFVQGDALALPFDDATFDVVLNVESSHCYPSTAAFAAEVHRVLRPGGTFAWADFRPADDVATVREQLRSSGLEPVRELDVTDEVVHALRLDDARRAELVESWIPRAARPLFRPFAALDGTPTHERFVTGETRYLSAQLRRAVA; via the coding sequence ATGAGAGTCGGCCAGCTCGCGTGGCGCGCGTGCTACGAGTGGCTCGGGGCGCGCGTGCGGCAGCCCGCGTGGACGTTCATGAACTACGGGTTCGCGCCGGTCGACGCGGCGCCCCCGTTGCCGCTCGACCCTGCCGACGAGCCCGACCGCTACGGCATCCAGCTCTACGCGCACGCCCTCGACGGGCTCGACCTGACGGGCGCCGACGTGCTCGAGGTCGGGTGCGGGCGCGGCGGGGGTGCGTCGTGGGTGGCACGCACGCGCGGGCCGGCGACGACGACAGGGGTCGACCTGGCCGCGTCGGCTGTCCGGCTGTGCCGCCGCACACGCGAGGGGCCGGGGCTGCGGTTCGTGCAGGGGGACGCGCTCGCGCTGCCGTTCGACGACGCGACGTTCGACGTGGTCCTCAACGTCGAGTCGTCGCACTGCTACCCGTCGACGGCCGCGTTCGCCGCGGAGGTGCACCGTGTGCTGCGGCCGGGCGGCACGTTCGCGTGGGCGGACTTCCGCCCGGCGGACGACGTGGCGACGGTCCGCGAGCAGCTGCGGTCCAGCGGGCTGGAGCCGGTGCGCGAGCTCGACGTGACGGACGAGGTCGTGCACGCACTGCGCCTCGACGACGCACGCCGGGCCGAGCTCGTCGAGTCGTGGATCCCGCGCGCGGCCCGCCCGCTCTTCCGTCCGTTCGCCGCCCTGGACGGCACGCCCACCCACGAGCGCTTCGTCACGGGGGAGACCCGCTACCTCAGCGCGCAGCTCCGCCGCGCGGTGGCGTAG